From Balneola sp. MJW-20:
GAAGCGGAAAGCCTTTTGTCGTACATAATGACTCAACCAAAACTGAACATGGTTTTGTATCTATGGAAATGGTTACCGATTCTACTTTTATGGTCGTGTGGCTGGATGGAAGGCAGACAGCTGATCGTGAAAGATCAGAGTATTCAGATATCAATAAGTCGATGTCACTGCGTGGGGCTTTACTTGATCTTAGCGGAAGAGTTTTGAACCGGTATCTGATAGATGATTCGGTGTGTGACTGTTGCAACACCTCACTCACCAAAACACAGAACGGTCTGATCGTTTTTTTCCGGGATCGTAATGAAAATGAGATTCGGGATATTAAGTTTGCCCGTTTTGATGGTGAAGAATGGAATAATCCGGAGTTAGTTGCACCCGATAACTGGCAAATTGCAGCCTGTCCTGTTAATGGCCCTTCATCTTCCTATGAGGATGGTAAGACCTTAGTATCATGGTTTACCGGAGCAAATAATAAAGCAGCGGTCAAATGGCGCATAATTGATGGTGACAGCCCTGCCGAAATCAGAATATCTGATAACAACTCACCTGAAGGACGAGTACAGGCATTGTTGAGAAATAGTCGGGTATTTATTTCCTGGATAGATCGCAATGGGATCCTGCTGGTTAATGAATATGATCTTCAGGGAAAGTTCATCAGTCAACCATTTAAGGAAGAAATTACAAAAAACCGAAATACCGGTTTCCCACAGTTAAGTATGGTAGATAATAACCTTGTTGTAGCCTGGACCTCTGTCACAGAGACCGGAAAATCCTTAAGAACCAGGATTATTGATCTTCCGAATTCAGAATAATAGGGAAATCAGTAATACCCAATAGTTCGGCTAATTTAAGGCTGACGTAGGTGTTGTCTCTCCAGCCCATAAATTCAAGTGATCCCGGTCCATAAGCCATTAGAGGAACGGGAGTACCCGTATGAGATCCGCTGGTCCAGTAAATCTCCATTTGACTACTGTCATTCAGGTCTCTTTGCAATGTCATCCCTCCTGTTTCATGATCCGCAGTAAGTATAACCAGCGTTTCACCGTCTTCCTCAGCAAAGTCTAACGCTGCTTTGACTGCTTGATCGAAGTCCTGTACTTCCCTGAGCACGTACCGCGCATTATTCCCATGTCCCCCCCAATCGATCTGACTACCTTCAACCATAAGGAAAAAACCATCCTCATCTTTGGATAAAACTTCCAGGGCTTTCTTGGTCATATCTGCAATTCTGGGCTCATCATAATCATATTCCAAACCATCGAGTGCAAATAAACCCACTAACTTATTTCCTGAGCTATTCAGCAGCTCATCTTTATTGAACAGAAGCTCATATTTCAGATTCTTAAGATCGGAGATCAGGTCCAAATCATCCTGTCTTTCCGAGAGTGTATCGCTGGCAGGTAAAAAATACTGAAGTCCGCCACCAAGCATTACATCCAGACCTGATTGTGTAAGTTGGGCTGCTATCTCGTTTGCCATAGAACGTTGCGGAACATGAGAAGCAAAACTAGCTGGAGTTGCATGAGTTATGCTGGAAGTCGCAACCAGACCTGTACTATATCCTAAGCCCTGAAGGATCTCGGGAATTGTTTTGCAGGTCCTGCCATCAGGATCAACACCAATTGCTCCGTTATAGGTCTTAATACCACAACTGTAAGCTGTAGCTCCTGAAGCGGAATCGGTGATCAAACTGCTGGAAGAATGTGTTTTCACAATACCTGTAACCGGCATAGTTTGCAGATATAATCTTCCGTCTGGCCCCACAGAATTAAGCTGACCTGATGTGATCTGAGCAATTCCTGTTCCGTCACCGATCAGAAGTATGACATTTTTCACGTTTCCATCATAGACAACAGGTAGCATTTCTGGGATTTCATAGCTTGATGAATCA
This genomic window contains:
- a CDS encoding alkaline phosphatase; protein product: MLRQFLSLFVLSILLTYQVNVFGQDSDNRTEVIQVADSSSYEIPEMLPVVYDGNVKNVILLIGDGTGIAQITSGQLNSVGPDGRLYLQTMPVTGIVKTHSSSSLITDSASGATAYSCGIKTYNGAIGVDPDGRTCKTIPEILQGLGYSTGLVATSSITHATPASFASHVPQRSMANEIAAQLTQSGLDVMLGGGLQYFLPASDTLSERQDDLDLISDLKNLKYELLFNKDELLNSSGNKLVGLFALDGLEYDYDEPRIADMTKKALEVLSKDEDGFFLMVEGSQIDWGGHGNNARYVLREVQDFDQAVKAALDFAEEDGETLVILTADHETGGMTLQRDLNDSSQMEIYWTSGSHTGTPVPLMAYGPGSLEFMGWRDNTYVSLKLAELLGITDFPIILNSEDQ